In Desulfotignum phosphitoxidans DSM 13687, a single window of DNA contains:
- a CDS encoding SpoIIE family protein phosphatase: MKETDPVKKKVPLLNSVQSKIIFLVIAIMAVTAILIITISGKEINHAMLAQQERLSQHVLSLISLNIRGEYNNLITDKIDSVTRYKQILKGRTDLVVKLIEQQHRYSRENRSSMDTAQQMVLDWVMNSTDQETHGTLFIADKNLTVLAHPDPEFVGQDISGFMDMKSNTLAQNLDAAGISPDPVVSVVSWPDRKAYRARYLTCIQTFSPWDWVVGTVVNIEDIEVEAQEKLSKIVETLGETFADIRIGRTGIAFLFDNAFSVLAMTDPDLASQFKQTVNFQTGNLLVQDMVTRAIQGGGFLSYQSDLFEKQEMIAYIRFFKPLGWYIGVTVPVSEIRAPAKEIVFKQSALIGLILLCSLLSAAWMVSRISRPLKFLADRVKAFSSADLTRDETQDMYLDQLAQKNRDEVGLLANAFVFMKGQLKENIRQLLETTAKNERIQGELNIAKDIQLGLLPKIFPPFPDCKAMDIFASLEPAKEVGGDLYDFYFVEDHKLCFTIGDVSGKGVPAALMMAITKTLIKTSAFKKISPGAIMTEVNDAISSDNPQSMFVTLFIGILDLNTGVITYANGGHNPAVHIMGSGQAGYQKAISGPMVGIMDDISYKDLSLTLAPGEALFLYTDGVTEAMDDQERFYSEKTLLDRIVSKAPVSSRTLVEYIKGDLKSFAAGAPQYDDIAMLMIQYKGIS, encoded by the coding sequence TGACAGCCATACTCATCATCACCATCTCCGGCAAGGAAATCAACCATGCCATGCTGGCCCAGCAGGAACGGTTGTCCCAGCACGTGTTGTCTCTGATCAGTCTCAATATCCGCGGGGAATACAACAACCTGATAACCGATAAGATCGATTCGGTGACACGGTATAAACAGATATTAAAGGGCCGGACCGACCTGGTTGTCAAGCTGATCGAGCAACAGCATCGATACAGCCGTGAAAATCGGTCTTCCATGGACACAGCCCAGCAGATGGTGCTGGACTGGGTGATGAACAGCACGGATCAGGAAACCCATGGCACTCTTTTTATCGCAGATAAAAACCTGACCGTGCTCGCACATCCCGACCCTGAATTCGTGGGACAGGATATCAGCGGATTCATGGACATGAAAAGCAACACCCTGGCCCAGAACCTGGATGCAGCCGGCATCAGCCCGGATCCGGTTGTCTCGGTGGTGAGCTGGCCGGACAGAAAAGCATACCGGGCCAGATATCTGACCTGCATTCAGACCTTCAGTCCCTGGGACTGGGTGGTGGGAACCGTTGTCAATATTGAAGATATCGAGGTGGAGGCCCAGGAAAAACTGTCCAAAATCGTGGAAACTCTGGGAGAAACCTTTGCCGACATCCGCATCGGCAGGACCGGAATCGCTTTTCTGTTTGACAACGCGTTTTCCGTGCTGGCCATGACCGATCCGGACCTTGCAAGTCAATTTAAGCAAACCGTCAATTTTCAGACCGGCAATCTTTTGGTTCAGGATATGGTGACCCGGGCCATTCAAGGGGGGGGATTTTTGTCTTATCAGTCCGATCTGTTTGAAAAACAGGAGATGATCGCCTATATCCGGTTTTTCAAACCCTTGGGCTGGTATATCGGGGTCACGGTGCCGGTGTCGGAGATCCGGGCGCCGGCCAAAGAGATTGTGTTCAAACAAAGCGCATTGATCGGGCTGATTCTTTTGTGCAGTCTTCTGTCTGCGGCCTGGATGGTGTCCCGGATTTCCAGACCCTTGAAATTTCTGGCGGATCGTGTCAAGGCGTTTTCATCGGCGGATCTGACCCGGGATGAAACCCAGGACATGTATCTGGATCAACTGGCCCAAAAAAACAGGGATGAAGTGGGACTTCTGGCCAACGCGTTTGTTTTCATGAAAGGGCAGCTGAAGGAAAATATCCGTCAACTGCTTGAAACAACAGCCAAAAATGAACGGATCCAGGGAGAACTCAATATTGCCAAAGATATCCAGCTGGGGCTGCTTCCCAAGATTTTTCCCCCGTTTCCCGACTGCAAAGCCATGGATATCTTTGCCTCCCTTGAACCGGCCAAAGAAGTGGGCGGGGATTTATATGATTTTTATTTTGTCGAAGATCACAAACTGTGTTTCACCATCGGAGATGTGTCCGGCAAAGGGGTGCCGGCCGCTCTAATGATGGCCATTACCAAGACGTTGATCAAAACATCCGCGTTCAAGAAAATCAGTCCGGGTGCCATCATGACCGAGGTGAACGATGCCATCTCCAGTGACAATCCCCAGTCCATGTTTGTGACATTGTTCATAGGGATACTGGACCTGAATACCGGTGTGATCACCTATGCCAACGGGGGGCACAACCCGGCCGTGCATATCATGGGATCCGGACAGGCCGGGTACCAAAAAGCGATCAGCGGTCCGATGGTGGGGATCATGGACGACATTAGCTATAAGGATCTGTCGCTGACCCTGGCGCCGGGGGAAGCATTGTTTCTGTATACGGACGGTGTCACCGAGGCCATGGATGATCAGGAGCGGTTTTATTCGGAAAAAACCCTTCTGGACCGCATTGTTTCAAAGGCACCGGTATCTTCCCGCACTCTGGTGGAATACATCAAAGGCGACCTGAAATCCTTTGCTGCCGGGGCACCCCAGTATGATGACATTGCCATGCTCATGATACAATACAAAGGCATCTCATGA